The genomic interval ACTCCGAACCCATTCATGAAAAAATCTTCATAGAATTCGCCCTGGAACTCGGATTCACATTCCCTCCCGAAGAATACCCGAAGCTCATTGGGACTTCCAGCGTGAGCCAGTGGCGAATCATGAAGGAGCGCTATTCCTTGAGCGGGACCCCGCAGGAACTCTCGGACGCGAAGATGGAACATTACAAGACGTTCCTCGGCAACGCCAAGGGGCTCCGGCCCATTCCGGGAATTCCGGAACTGCTGAAAGAACTCGACGCGCAAGGTGTTCCTTTTGCCCTGGCTTCGTCCAATACCACGGACGTCATCACCGCAACCCTGAAGGCCGTGGGGCTGGACCAGACCTTCACCACCTTT from Pseudodesulfovibrio sp. S3 carries:
- a CDS encoding HAD family phosphatase; the encoded protein is MNIAILFDMDGVIFDSEPIHEKIFIEFALELGFTFPPEEYPKLIGTSSVSQWRIMKERYSLSGTPQELSDAKMEHYKTFLGNAKGLRPIPGIPELLKELDAQGVPFALASSNTTDVITATLKAVGLDQTFTTFVGGDNVTAAKPAPDIFLLAASRLGVDPKHCVVIEDSTNGVLAARRAGMKAVGFENPNSPDQDLAGADVRLPSLAGLTLEFIRRL